One genomic region from Ammospiza caudacuta isolate bAmmCau1 chromosome 1, bAmmCau1.pri, whole genome shotgun sequence encodes:
- the BLOC1S5 gene encoding biogenesis of lysosome-related organelles complex 1 subunit 5: MSGAGPASPGRGSAAAPPPADRRRDSPAAGSPIQPIIKDVGEVYSRLLDHRPVIQGEIRYFVKEFEEKRGLRELRVLENLKNTIFDANERVLPKCEQAMQDNLSETFKRLQAANAMIHRLQERECEARKLQADKMMAREEKCIAHWEEFMREQQNKRAEVDEEHRKAMERLKEQYAEMEKELAKYTSF; the protein is encoded by the exons ATGAGCGGGGCCGGCCCCGCGTCCCCCGGCCGCGGCAgcgcggcggccccgccgccggccgACAGGAGACGGGACTCCCCGGCCGCCGGCTCCCCGATCCAGCCCATCATCAAGG ATGTTGGGGAAGTCTATTCAAGACTGCTGGATCACCGACCAGTAATTCAGGGAGAAATACGTTACTTTGTTAAAGAATTTGAA GAAAAACGTGGCCTCCGAGAGCTGCGAGTACTTGAAAATCTCAAAAATACAATCTTTGATGCAAATGAACGTGTTCTTCCAAAGTGTGAGCAGGCAATGCAGGACAATCTGAGTGAAACCTTCAAGAGAT TGCAAGCTGCCAATGCTATGATCCATAGACTCCAAGAGAGGGAGTGTGAAGCAAGAAAG CTTCAGGCAGACAAGATGATGGCTCGTGAGGAGAAGTGCATTGCTCACTGGGAGGAGTTCATGAGAGAACAGCAGAACAAACGCGCGGAGGTGGACGAAGAGCACAGAAAGGCGATGGAGCGCCTCAAAGAGCAATATGCAGAGATGGAGAAGGAACTGGCCAAATATACTTCTTTTTAA